TCATAAAATGACTCCATATTCCAGTGCCTGAAAGAGAAATTACTTCCATCTGACCACCTCCAGGTGTCTCTGAACAGGCCGATCCACACATTCATCGGAGAGCCCTGAGACTTATTGAGGATCTTAAATTCTTCCCCATCCGCCTGATCGAGTCCACTGGCCAGGTCAGTGTAGTGATCTCTGCAGTAGTTCTGAGCCTTTGTCCAGGTCATCTTCTTCTTAATCAAATGGATCGATTTaccgtctctcttctttcctgttaagcaaaaacatcaaaacaaaacaaaatttccATCACCACAAACATCTGAAGAAATACACAAAGAAACATAATTTGTACGAGTCCTCAAACATGCTTTTTCTCAATTTCTCTTTCAGATCAGTTATATTATAAAGTCAGACTATTATCCACATATTCTCACCATCGTAGCAGATGAACCACAAAGTGTTCTCACATATGGCATGTGTCcagtttcctcttgtcttcACACAGTTCTCCTTTAGATCACCTGGTTCAGAACGTCCCCATCTGGTTTCACGTTCAGTGTATTCCACCCCTGGCAGAGACCAATGCCAcatcctgttttcttttcctgggTTGCTGAACAGTCCAATCCAGGCTTTACCTTCATACTCTCTGGATTCATGCAGTCTCGCCATGTCTGTCATGTCAAACACGCTGGCCAGGTCTGCATAATTCTCTCTGCAGTATTTCTGTGCTTCCTCccaggttttgttttctctaATAAAGTGGTACTCATACAGGTAACAGGTGGAGAAGAAACACTGCCCtaaaagcagtaaaatattAGCAATAATGCTGCATTATCAAATCAAACTCACTGGTTCACAGATAAACAGTCTACAACACAAGTGTGACTCTGAGCTCAGTGACCTTGTCAATAAGAGAAAGACAAATGTGTGCAGATAAAACAAATAGACGAAAATCAACtggaaaaacaaagataatACAGAAGCAAGGAGACAAGAcattacaaaaaacacaaggtAAGTTTGTAGGAATCAACAAAATACACACCAGGAAGACAAATATCATCTCTATAGGGAAACTCAATCAGGAGAGACTAAAATGAAAGACATCATCAAAAAGGAACATAATGGAAATATCAACAGAAAAGAATTACAGCAATAAACTAAAATACAATATATTAAGAAATGAGTAAAATAGAACTGAAGACGTGCTGGGGAGTTTTCCACTTACCCATCAGAATCAGCAGAAAGAGACTCCACTGCATCTTTAATCTGcggattaaataaatattttattagatAATGAAATCATGTTTCATTTCATAGATGGTCTggttataatcatcattataaTCTGGGTGTACAGACTGGAAGTTCagttggacccaaatgcagacacgaGCAGGCAGCCAGAGTTTAACAGGAAGTGAACCGTTTATTCAACTGATGGCaacaaaagaacaaacacagcaaacatccAAAGGGTGAAATCAAACTGTAAACCTCCAGGAACCACACGGGAACTTAGAAACACTAACGACACAGGAAAGAAGAACTACATTGGATACTCTTACA
The sequence above is a segment of the Oreochromis aureus strain Israel breed Guangdong linkage group 3, ZZ_aureus, whole genome shotgun sequence genome. Coding sequences within it:
- the LOC116330742 gene encoding macrophage mannose receptor 1-like isoform X1, with the protein product MQWSLFLLILMGQCFFSTCYLYEYHFIRENKTWEEAQKYCRENYADLASVFDMTDMARLHESREYEGKAWIGLFSNPGKENRMWHWSLPGVEYTERETRWGRSEPGDLKENCVKTRGNWTHAICENTLWFICYDGKKRDGKSIHLIKKKMTWTKAQNYCRDHYTDLASGLDQADGEEFKILNKSQGSPMNVWIGLFRDTWRWSDGSNFSFRHWNMESFYDGQNNRKCAVTLLNRSGKWSSDECNKKNPFFCYDDKLILINENKTWEEALDYCRLHHTDLVSITNPHQQRVVERRTKNASSPYVWVGLRYTCVMNLWLWISDRVVCYENWADKGKIDECHRCAAMERGGRYQWVSKSEYEKYNFICSKQ
- the LOC116330742 gene encoding macrophage mannose receptor 1-like isoform X2, whose translation is MTDMARLHESREYEGKAWIGLFSNPGKENRMWHWSLPGVEYTERETRWGRSEPGDLKENCVKTRGNWTHAICENTLWFICYDGKKRDGKSIHLIKKKMTWTKAQNYCRDHYTDLASGLDQADGEEFKILNKSQGSPMNVWIGLFRDTWRWSDGSNFSFRHWNMESFYDGQNNRKCAVTLLNRSGKWSSDECNKKNPFFCYDDKLILINENKTWEEALDYCRLHHTDLVSITNPHQQRVVERRTKNASSPYVWVGLRYTCVMNLWLWISDRVVCYENWADKGKIDECHRCAAMERGGRYQWVSKSEYEKYNFICSKQ